In the Aneurinibacillus soli genome, one interval contains:
- the remA gene encoding extracellular matrix/biofilm regulator RemA, with protein MAIKLINIGFGNIVSANRIISIVSPESAPIKRIIQEARDRSMLIDATYGRRTRAVIVTDSDHVILSAVQPETVAHRLTSKDDDSDE; from the coding sequence ATGGCCATTAAGCTGATTAATATCGGATTCGGCAATATCGTATCCGCTAATCGCATCATTTCCATTGTGAGTCCCGAATCCGCTCCGATTAAGCGGATCATTCAGGAAGCGCGGGATCGTAGCATGCTTATCGATGCGACGTACGGCCGCCGCACGCGTGCCGTTATTGTCACAGACAGTGACCATGTCATTTTATCAGCGGTACAGCCTGAGACAGTGGCACATCGGTTGACAAGTAAAGATGATGATTCAGACGAATAA